AACATCAACATCTTCTTCCCCGTAGTGTTCAGCCTGGAAATCTTCAAGAACGGCTGGCCTGAAGACAAGTTAGGATCGCAGAGCGTGCTGCAAAACGAAGTGGACTGGTACCGGCAGATGTTCGAGAGCGGTCGCACCGGGAACCGGCTGCACATAGCAGCCCGCAAGTCCGCCCGGGAAAACCTCAGTGGGCGCATCCAGAAAATTTTGCGGTACGCGTCGGTGATGGCCGACGAAAACGATGTGAAAGCCCTGCTCAACTCCGGCGTCGTCACCTATAAAACCAAGAAGAAAGCTCGCCGAACCGCAAGGCAGGTCCAATCGTAAATCCCAGGAGGTTGCAGCGGTCACCTCTGCACCGCCAGCCTCTTCACCATCATTCCTGGCATCGCAAGACCCCGATGGAACCACACCTTGGTCAGGTGGGGACGACATCGGGGTTTTTTATTGATGTCGTGGCACCGCGAACATGCGCACCTCAACCTCTGCCCCACCCCACACCATCGCAACAAAAATCATGACCTACTTTTTCTAATGCAAGGGTACGATTAACTTAAACTAGACCTGCTTTTTCTAATGCTGGGGTGCGTTTAAAATAAACAAGGGTCGTAGATGCTAAACGCGAGTCGATTGCACACCAAGACAGGTTGTCACGCACACCATTGGCACCGTATTTAGAAATGCCGCACCCCCGTGTGAACCTTACTGACCGTTGATTTCTCCCGAAGTAGGTCTTCACCAGAGCCAATGCACCCGTTTTTACCCCATCAAAGGAGCTGCGTCATTAATGAGCCTCTCCGTTTAAAATAAACACGACCTGTTTCAAGTTAAACAAGACCATGTTTAACATAACTATGACCATGTTTATCTTAAACGTGGTCATAGTTGTGTTAAATGCGGCCGTAGTTATTCTGAACGGAATCCCGCAGCGCTTAACTACGAGCCGCTTCAAATTTCCGCCAGATGATCTCGCGCTTAGCAGCCTCATCGCAATTTGAGTTACGGCCTCCCGCAGTTTAACAGCGAGGACGTTTAAAATTGAATGCGGGGCCGCAAGGCTTGCGTGCCCATCAGCATCCTGCGGGCACGCACAATTTGCGATCTTTACGCGGCCGTGATAACATTAGCTGTCGCAAATTTAGCGATAAAGGTTCTTCTGCTGAAGGCAGGAAAGGAGGACATCATGAAACGCAAAATTGCAACGGCAATCATGCTTACCTTGACCAGCATCTGGGCCCTCGCTGGTTGCCACACCGTCAAGGGGGTCGGCCAGGACATGCAAAGCGGTGGGAAGGCCATCGAAAATTCCTCCGGGCGATAATTTCATCTCGCACCGAAACGAAAAGGCCAGTCTCTCAGGACTGGCCTTTTTCTATTGCGTGCTGCTGATTGGAGAATTACTTTTGTACCGCGGGGACCACTCGTCCGCGTATGGCGAACGCGAGCCGTGCCAGACGGCGGTGCGGGTAACTCGGATCGATAATGGGTATGCCTTCCCTGCAGGTCACGAACCCCTCCGCCTGCGCCCTTTCAAAACAGTCATGCGCGGCATTCCTCAGGGTGTCGAAAAAGAAAATCGCCGAGATCATGGCGTTATAACAGGTGACGCCGAGCACTTCGTGCGACATGAGGCCGCTCACGTAACCTCCCATCGCCACCAGTGCGACATAGGGCGCACTCACCAGCGCCGTATAGAAGATGAGCGTCGCTCTCGCCCGGATCGCTTCCTTAGTCAGCCGCACTCCTTCCCATGGATCTTCCTCTTCGTACAGGCAGTAATCGCGTTCGCGCATGGCATCCTCCCGCCGCTTTTAACCCTGCAGACCTTCGGCTCCTGCTGCTGAAAAGCTCAGCTGTCTACGTTGAATGTACGGAATTATGGCGAAAGGTAAATTGCCTGTCAATCGCCAGACGTTATGGCGCTAACACGGAAGGAATTTTCGTAACGAATGGGGACACCCGCGTGATTGGAAAACGTGAACCTTGACCATATTCGGATTGACGGATATAGTTCGCAACCATGACCAAAACTGTCCTGGAGCATCCCGTGCATCAAAAGAAGATCCTATTCCTTTGCACCCATAACTCATGCCGTTCGCAGATGGCGGAGGGACTGGCCAACCACCTGCTGGGAGGCGAGGTAGAGGCGCACTCGGCAGGAACCGAGGCCACTCGGGTCAACCCCTTGGCCATCAAGGTGCTTGCGGAAATAGGGATCGACCTCTCGGGACACCGCTCCAAAACTCTCGAGGAGTTCGACGGCGTGAGCTTTGACTATGTGGTGACCTTGTGCGGGGACGCCAACGACAAGTGCCCGCTGTACGTCGGCGGCACGCAGCGCAGCCACCATGGCTTCGACGATCCATCGCGCTGTGTCGGCACCGAGGAGGAGGTCCTACCCCAGTTCCGCCGCGTGCGCGATGAAATCAAAGCTTGGATATTGGAATACTTCGGAGGAGGCAAATGAGCGAACATCTTTCCCGCAAACTATCCTTCCTGGACCGCTGGCTTACCCTCTGGATCTTCGCCGCGATGGCCCTGGGCGTGGCCATCGGCTACTTCGTGCCGGGGGTGGAATCGTTCATCAACCGCTTCCAGGTCGGCACCACCAACATCCCGATCGCCTGCGGCCTGATCCTGATGATGTACCCTCCCTTCGCCAAGGTCCGCTACGAGGAAATGCCCGAGGTGTTCAGGAACAAGAAGGTGCTTGGGCTCTCCCTGGTGCAGAACTGGGTCATCGGCCCGGTACTGATGTTCGTGCTCGCCATCGTCTTTCTCCCCGACAAGCCCGAGTACCTGGTCGGCCTCATCATGATCGGCCTCGCGCGCTGCATCGCCATGGTGATTGTCTGGAACGACCTGGCCAAGGGGAACACGGAGTACGCAGCGGGGCTGGTGGCGTTCAACAGCATCTTCCAGGTCCTCTTTTACAGCGTCTACGCCTGGTTCTTCATTACCGTACTCCCCCCCTACTTCGGCCTCGCCGGCAGCACGGTCGAGGTCAGCATCCGGCAGATTGCCGAGAGCGTCTTCGTCTACCTCGGCATCCCCTGCATCGCCGGCGCGGTCACCCGGTTGGTCGGCGTCAAGGCGCTCGGGGTGGAGCGCTATCACCGGGAAGTCGTGCCGCGCATCGGCCCGATCACCCTGGTCGCGCTCCTTTTCACCATCGTGGTCATGTTCAGCCTGAAAGGGAGCCTGATCGTGCAACTCCCGCTCGACGTGGTCCGGATCGCCATCCCCATGCTGATCTACTTCGTGGTCATGTTCCTGGTCTCGTTCTACCTCGGCAAAAAACTGGGTGCCGACTACTCCAAGACCACCACGCTCGCCTTCACCGCCGCCAGCAACAACTTCGAGCTTGCCATCGCTGTCGCCGTGGCGGTGTTCGGACTCAATTCCGGCGCGGCCTTCGCGGCAGTGATCGGGCCGCTGGTCGAGGTGCCGGTGATGATCGCCCTGGTTAACGTCGCTTTCTGGCTCCGAAGCCGCTACTTTGCCGAACAGGCTAGGGGCTGAGTTGGGGTGACAGCTATGACAACATCATGGATGCTACGGGGGTCACGGTCACCGGTCGATCTTCTTGATAAGATCCCCCAGGCGGTCGTCCGCTTTTCCCAACTCTTTGGCGATCTTCTCAACGGTCTTGTCGACATCCCTGCCCGCACGTTCCGCAGGTCCCTCCTTCTTACAGCCGCAGATACCGGTAAGGCTACCAACCACTATCACGGTGATCATGCCTTTGCTCATATTCATTCTCCAGCATCTCCTTCCTGAGCCAGCGAGGAGCGGCGGCAGGGCCGCCGCTCCTCGCCTCCGCTAAGAATTGTGCCCCCTGCCGTGTCCGCCACCATGACCGTTGCCGGGTCCATCGCCGCGCCCGCCGCTCCGTTCGCCGTTCCTGCCAGTGAAGTGGAGGTTGCCGCTCTTCAGGGCGTGGAATTCGCGGGACCCCGGCTTGATGCCGAGCCCCTTGGCGATTGCGCCCCATCCCTTCTTCCTGTTGGGCTGGTAGACGGCAAGTACGGACTCAGGCGAACGGTGTGACATCTGGCCGAGCTGCAGGACCATGAAGGCGTCCGCTGGTTCCGGCACAGCCCGGATCACGGTCTGCACCTGGGTCACCGGCACGCCGAACTGGGCGCTGAGCCCCATCGAGAAGCCGGGCATGTCCGTCCGGGCCTGGACGTTAACGTTGGAAAGGAAGACCTCCAGCCCGCCGGCGAAGACGGCAGCCGGCACCAACAGGGCAACCGCGAGGAGAATCATGATGCGTTTCATAGCTACCTCCGGATAAGATTTGGCCAGGGATCGACGGCTAGTTGAAGAAATAGCGCAGACCGATGGTCCCGTTAAAGCTCGAGGGATCGAAGTCACCGCTGTGGGTGCCCTGGTAGGTGATGTCGGCATCGGGGGCAAGGACGAATTTCGCCTCGGCGCTAAGCGCCAGGTCCTTGGTGACGAAGTAGTCAGCCCCACCTTTAAGGTGCGCGCCCACACAGGTATCTACATGAAGTGAGGCCCCATCATACGGGTCGTAGTCAGAGATCAGGATATCGAGACCGGCGCCGAGGTACGGTACTATCCTGCTGTTTCCTGGGGCCCTGAAGCGGTACTGTGCGCCGAGCGAGACGTCGGTGACATGGAAATCGCCGGTATCCGAGTCAAAACTGGAGTGGGAGGCATCGAGCTCCGCCGCCCAATTTGAGTCCATTCCATAGATGAGACCGACCCCGCCGACCAGCCCGGTGTCGGTTTTGTTGTTCCCCCAGCCGAATTCCGCCTCGTTGTCCGCGGGAACCTGGAATCCGATCCTGCCGGTGACGCCGGCCCGTCCCTTTATGCTTTCCGCCATGGCTGTCCCCGATGCCAGGGATATGGCCCCCGCAAGGCAGGCAAGGACGGTGACCAGCTTTACTTTTTTCGAGATGCTCATTTCAGTTTTCTCCTCCTGATTCTTTCATAAAAGTTTTTGTCGACTCTCACTCTGTAGTAAAAGTTGTGAGATGACGTCGCCATGCTGTTGTCCAGCAAGAAATTGTAATAGTCATTCTCGTCGTCTACCTCGATGGTGATCCGGTATTGCTTAATGAGGCTGTAGGAGGGGCTCACATCGCCCACCGCACAACCGGGGTACTCCTCGCACACCATCTCCAGTTCTGCCGGTCCCAGGATCAGTACATCGGTCAGTTTCATCGCACCTCCTCCTGCCATGTCGGCCGCCCCCCAGGTAATCGGAGCACGCGCCGATGGTTGATTGGCAAAGCATATTTTCCTCCGGTGGATCCTATACCCCGGTTTCGACGCCTTCCCTGCCGCAGTTGCCGACGAGCCTTGTCCTCATCCGGTCTGCGAAGACCTTGTCATTCTTCATCCTGAAGTAAAACCTGTTCGAGGTCATCGCCATGCAGTTGTCCTGAAGGAAGTCGAAGTAACGCTGTTCATCCTCGTCTTTCAAGATGACCCGGTAGCGATGGATAACCGCATCCGCACTGGTAAGCCGAGTCACCTTGCAGCCAGGGAAAGCCTCACTCAAAATGGCCGGTTCCCCCAGCCCGATAATCAGCGTATCGATGATTACGCTCATCACCTGCCTCCTTGCCCTCCCTGCGCAGTCTCAACGAGCGGGAAGGAAATCGATCGGGTATAGGATGGTTGTCCTTGGCACACCGTCCTTGGGCCCAAAGTTGAACTTCCTGACCCTGTCCACGATCTGGTCGCAGAACTCGGCGGCGTTGATGTTGGTTGATTCGACAGAGCAGGCGGAGACGACGCCGCTTGGCTCGATGGCGATCTTCAGCACCATCTTGCCGCGCAGGGTCGGATCCTTGCGCAGCTGAGTGTTGTAGATGCGGTAGAGGGCGGCCTTGTACCGGTCGAAGAGAATCTGGATTTCCTCGTCGGTGCGGGCGGCACGGGCGTTGGAGCTAAGCGGTCGCCCCTCTTTGGCACCTCCGGCTCCGGCGATCCCGCTCTTGACCTGGGCGAAGCCGCCCCCCTTGCCGAGCCTCCCCTCTTTGCCTCCCCCGACGTTGCGACCGACGGCGGCATTGCCGATACCGCCGCTGCCGCCGTTGCCGACGTTCTGGCTTACCGCGGCGTAGCCGCCTCCGCTTCCGACTCCCCCCTGCATGCTCACCAGGGAACGGCTGGCAACCGCCTGGCCGGCGGCGTTGGCGCTGTTGAGCCGGGACTCGGCGCCAAGTTTCGGGGTCGGGGTCTCGTCGATAAGGTCCTTGAAGCTGTCCTTGAAGGCAAGCATCCCAGTGTTCTGCGACCTCTTGGGGGCTGCCGTCTGCTCGACGGCCGCAGTCTTCGGCCTGTCCTGGGCGCGCTCCTCCTGGGGCGCAGCCTGCTTTTTCTCCTCGCTTTTCTGGCTAGCCTGCTCCTTCTTGGCCGGGTCCTTGTCCGTCTCCTTTTTCTCCTGCTCTTTCCTGGGCGGGGGCGGTTTCGGGATCTCCTTGCGCACCATCATGGCGAGTCGTTCCGGGACCTCGGCAATGACGGGGTGCACCGGCGCCGGCACGGTCACCACGCGCACGATGACGCTCAGGATGAGGCTGAGCAGCATGGCGATGGACATGGCGCGGCGGTAGCGCCGCTCGACCTCGCGGTCGTCGCTCCAGGGCATGACCAGGACATGCTCGGGTATCGGGAAAAGTTCCCGCTCCACGAGGAATTCCTCTTCGCGCCGCTGGTCGCGGGCGTGGGCGTCCTGGATCGCGTCGTAAAGACACTCCAGCTCCTCCCGGTGTCGATCAACCTGCCCCTTGAGACGTGCCTTTGTTTCCAGGACGCCGCGGATCTCCCCGTCGAAGGCCTCGACCAGGCTTCGTATCCGGGCGACCCGCGGCGCCGGATCCGTCACCTCCGGCAGCACTTCCCAAAAAAGCTGGTCCGCGTCCAGCGCGGCAAGCCGCTCCATGGCGTTACAGGCGTCCCGGAGGGCGTCGAAACGCATCTGGTCGTCTGAAAACATTCCGAGTTCCGAGTCCGCCACGCTTAACTGCATCTCCAGGTCGTTGAGCGCTTCCTTGACCTGCCTGACCTGTGCGTTGAGAGGGGCCAATTCCTGTTCCAGTAAGGATGTATTCACAGTGCACCCGCTAGGCATGCGACGCTTTCTGGATGACGGCAAGTGATATCTTTCCGTATCCGGAAGCTGTGCAGCTCGTCATGATTTTTTTGAGTACCTTGAACGGGATGTTCTTGTCCGCGAGCAAGGTCACTTCCCTCGTTTCGTTTTCGGCGGCGGTGCTCCGCCCCTGGTCGATCTTGCCTTGGATCTCCTTAAGCCGATCCGTCACTTCGCGCACGTAGCCGACCTTGTCGTCGTACAGTTCGGCCGTTCTGACCACCGGCTGCCCTTGCACCACGACCGCCTCGGGAGTCACCGAGACTACCACCGTCCCCCTGGGCTTGGTCTCCACCACCGAGTTCGGCAGGCTCAGGCGCTGCTCGGGCATGTCCCCGTTGAACGAGTGGAAAAGCAGGAAGAACACCAGGACCGAAAGAACGTCCAGCATGGGGATGAGATTCAAAAATGCCTGTCGGCGATGGTTGTTGCGCTCCAGCCGCTTCATGCGCCTGCTTTCTCTCATGGTGCATCTCCTATCGATATCTTCGGGAAGAGGACGATCTTTGCCCCCTGTGCGCTCCCCGGCGTCTTCACCACCGTGCCGCGCACCACATCCATCACCTGGACCAGGTAGTCGTACTCGACCTTCGGCTCCATGAGGACGGTCGCGTCTTCTTTGTCGGGGTACTGGGCCTTGATGCCGCGCATCACTTCGGAGAGCTTCTCGAGGTCGTACTTGTCCCCCTTCTTCGAGATGACGGCTTCTACGGACTTGCCGTTGGCGATCTCCAGCCCCGCCTTGCGGACGATCACCTCGATGGCGAAGTTCGGCTTGGCGGCAGCGGCGGCTCCGGCGCCGGTGGGGACGCTCAACTCCATGATGGTGATACTGGTGAAGACCGCAGTGATGAGCAGAAAAACGACGAGAACGGTAAAGACGTCCATCATCGGTGTCAGGTTCAGCACCTCCATGATGTCCATGTCCAGTTCTTCTTTTTGCTTTCTTCTACGTCTGGCCATAACCGGCTCCTGTCATTTTCTCTGTAGTAGGTTTCGGGTTCTCAGTAGGCACGCTTGGCAAAGGTGGAGATGCTGTTGAGCGCCTTCACCGAAACCATCTCCAGGCTCCCCACGATCTGCCCGGTGGTCGATGTGAGGCGGGCGTGGATCAGCAGCAGCGGGATCGCGGACATGAGACCGAAAGCGGTGCAGTTCATCGCCTCGGAGATGCTGGCGGCCAGCAGTGCCGCCTTCTCGGCCGGGCTCGCCGTGGCGACCGCGGTGAAGGCGGCGATGAGGCCCATGATGGTGCCGAGCAGACCGAACAGGGTGGCGATGTTCGACAGGAGCGCAAGGTACGGGGTGCGCTTTTCCAGCTGGGGAATGATCTCCATGAGGCTTTCTTCCATGGCGATCTCGATATCCTCTCTTCTTCTCACCGCGCCCTGGCGTGCCAGGCCCATGGACAGCATCTGCGCTATGGTGGAGGTGTCCTCGTTGACCAGATCCCGCGCCCTGTCGAAGTCGCCGGTCGCCAGGATGGGGTGAACCTGATCCCAGATCTGGCTGTTCTCCTTCTTCACCCGGTTCAGGTGGATCCAGCGCTCCACCGCGATGGCGAGCCCGGCCGCCAGTACCAACAGAATCGGGAACATGAAGAACCCACCCATTTGGAAAAACCTTACGATTGCGTGCATCACTTGCCTCCTTGCCTGTAGACCTCTTTGGGTCGATTGATCCGCTGATGCGGTGATTTATTACATGCCCGGTTTCGAACCTGCCGAAGCGCTCCCGTTGGCGCCGGCGCTGACGTCATAAAAAGCCACCTCGCGCAAAAAAACCTCCCGGTCCACCGGTGCGGGGCGCTCATCCAGCGTCCTGGTGAGACTTGCTTCGGCACCCAGCTCCGAGGTTTTCCAGGGGACGATGACCAGGGACATGGGGGCCTCCTTGTTGCCCAGGACCGACATCCCCGAGACCATCTTGGGCTCCGAGTCGCCGGGGGCCGCAGGGGCTGCCGCGCCCACGTTGACATTGGGGTCGTCAGGTGCGGCAGTCCCGTCGTCCTGAGCGATGACGATGCCAACCGGGATAAGGACCAAAAAGATGAAGAAAAACAGCCTGCCAGACATAGTGCGTTCCTCCTTGTAGCGGTGATGCCTTAAGCAAAACCGGATCTGCCGGTAACGGTGGTGCCTCCACGAAAAGCAAGGCTGCCTCTCCTCCTGCTCGGCCGGAGGCCTCTGCCTCTTGCCTTGCAACGGGGGAAAGTCGAAATCGTCAACACTCATTGCCGCGGTCCCGCCTCCTTGTGCATGGCGACCTGTCCGCTGCGCCCCTGCAGGTCAGCAATCCACAGCTTCACCTGCTTGTCGTCGGGGGTCGCCCTGCTGTACGCCTCGTAGTGCGCGCGGGCACAGGTGAGGTCCTTGAGGTAGAGGTCGCAGAGTATGGCGAGGTTCCTTTCCAAGGGACGGTATTCGGGGAACGCTGCCAGGGACTTTTCGTACACGACGCGGGCCTCGGTGAAGCGTCCGGCCTTGCGCAGCAGCAGGCCGTACTCGTTGCCCGCCACGGGGTGCCCGGGGATCGCCTCCAGCGCGGCCTTCAGTTGCTGCTCGGCCTGTTCGGGCTTGTTCAGCTGACTGTAAGCGCCGGCGGCGTTGATGCGGGGTGCGGTGAGTCCCGGTGCCTGTGCAATCACCTTTTCCAGCAGCTCCGCGCCCTTCTGGTATTCGCCCGCCTTGAGGAGTTCGTTCGCCTTGTCGAAATCCGTGCGTGCCTGCCGGTCGAGGTTCACGGACTCCCTGATGACGAACCCTTCCCTCCCCTGGCCCAGACGCTGCACCGATGGAGCGGAGGACTGGGGGAGGGGCGCCTCGGCCACGGGGACCGGGGAGGCATCGGGCACTTTCTTCGCGTGCCCGCCGGTCACGCACCCCGACAAGACCAGGAGCAAAAGGAACAGGAACAGGAAACCGGGACGGTCGTTCACCAATCGCTTCACTTGTTACCCCCTTTTGGGCGCCGCTTCGCGGTCCCCTTCTTAGATTTCTTCGCCTTGGTCGGTGCGGCTTTCTGGGCAGCTTCCTTGCTTTGCGCCGGCGCCGCGGCGGCTGCATCTTCCTGCGGTGCGCCCCCCTCCGTGGCCTTTGCTGCCGTCTTCCCTTCTCCGCCCTCGGCAGGTGCCGCCGTCGAACCCTCAGCGGCATTGCCGACAGTTGCGGCAGGCTCGGCGGGCGCCACCGCGTCGCTTAGGACCGGGTTCCCGGCTGCGGGAGCCGGCGCGGCCGGCGCTACCGGTCTTTCGATCTCGTAGCTGTAGCTCTCCAGCGAGGCCATGAGGCCGCTGGCGGCTTCCGGCTTGTCGTAGCGCACGGGCAGGAGTTTCGCCAGCTTGCCGAGGCTCTTATCGATCCAGCCGTTGTAGATGCCAAGGGAGATCAGCTCCATGTTCTTCTCGTGGACCGTGATCGCCTTCTCCTCGAACGGAAACGCCTGCTCCTCCAGGGCCATCTCGTACTCCTGCAACTCCTGGGGATTGAGATCGTCCGGCCGCTCGGAACCGGTGAGCGCCTTGGCGAAGTGCCCGTAGATTTCGGCCAGGTAGAAGGTCGCCGCCGCGGTCACCTCGCCCACTTCGTACTGCGGCAGCTTGTTGAAGTTCTGGATGGTCTCCTTCATCAGCTCCTTCTTCTTACGCAGGTTGTCTTCGAACGGTTTCACCAGGCGCACCTCGGTGAAGCGTTCGTAGGTCTGCTCGGCGAGCACCAGGGCCCCCGTCCCGGCCAGGTACCTGGTACGCGGGGTGCGCGCCGGGCCGGCCGCGGCGTCGATGGCCACGATCTCCCTCAGTTCGTCGAGGTACGCCTTGCGGTCGTCCTCCTTGAGGATCTCGCAGACCTTGTTGCGCATCTCCAGGTTCACCTCGACCGGCTCCGGGAAGTAGCCGACGTAGCGGCGGTACACGACCAGTGCCTGCTTCCTGTTCCCGGTCTGCTGGTGCAGTTCCGCCGCCAGCATGAGGGACTCCCTTCTGACCTCCTCGTCCTTGAACTCCGTCTCCAGGCGCTCGTACTCGCCGGCTGCCAGGGAGAGCTGCCCATCTTCCTTGTAGACGTGAGCGAGCTTGCGGGTGACCTCCGGCTGCAGTTCGTGCCCGGGGAAGAGGCCGCGGAAGCCGGTGAGGATCGCCGTCGCCGCTTTCCAATCCTTGAGCTGGATCAGCGCAACCGAGGCGTCGTACTCGGCGTTGACCCGGAGCTTGGAACCCGCGGCCATGCGGCCGACCCGCAGGAAATGGTCTGCGGCGGCGCGGTAGTCCTTGGCGGCGTTGGCCTGCTCGCCCTGCTTGTAGATCGAGGCGGCCAGGTTGTCCGTGAAGCCTTCCCGGCTCTTGTCTTCCGCGGGGACCAGGGCCAGCACCTGGACGTAGGCGGCCTCGGCGTCGGCGTACCCCTTCAACTCATAGGAGGAGTGCCCGACCACGATCCAGGCGGACTTGAGCACGTCCTTGTCCGCGGTCGGGAAGGTGGCAATGAGCTTTCGTCCCACCGTGAGCGACTGCTGGTAATCCTTCAACTCGTAGAGGTCGTCCGCGGCCGCCCCGAGCACGATCGCCGCCTTCTCGTGTTCCGGGAAAGTGTCGGCGAACCTGAGCGAGCTGCGCACCGCTTCCCGCTTGACCTGGTCCTTTTCCTCGTCCCGGGTGCCCTTGAGCTGTTCGCGGTAGGCGAAGACGGCCGCATACCCCGCGGCGGAGGACTTCTCGTAGCGCGGGTATTCGTAGGCGGTCTTCTCGTATTCCTGCGCCGCCCGCGCGAAGGAGCGGTTCTCCATGAGCAGGTCCGCCATCTGGTAGTTGATGACCGGCGACTCGGCGTCCTTGGGGAAGGAAACCAGGAACTCGCCGTACCAGTGCAATGCCTCCTGGAAGTTCTCCTCCTTCTCCTTGGCATGTTCCGGGGCCTGGTACAGCGCATGGTAGTGGTGGGCGAGATCGGTGAAGTTGGTCTTCAAAAAGCCCAAGACCTCGGGGCGGGAGCCAGGCTCGAAGTGCTTCCAGTACTCCGCCTTCAACCCGTAGTTCCTGGCGAATTCCTTCTTCGCCTCGATCACCAGGGTCGGGAACCCCCCCGCGATGTGGATTTCGATCACGCGCATGCTGAACTGCGGAGAAGCCCGGTGGAAGGGGTTGCGGCTCACGAAGGCGTTGTAGGCCGCCGCCGCGTCGCTGTAACGGCGCTTCTCATAGTAGAACTCGCCCAGGTTGCTGTAGACGCGGTCCTCGTAACTGCGCGTGCCTTTCTTCTCGAAGAACTCCACGGCGGAAGCGGCGCCGTGCAGGTAGGAAAAACTCTGGCTGACGACGCGGAAGGTGTCGTCGACCCGCTTGTGTTCAAGGTCGTCGCCGGTCTGGGTGAAGTCGTACCCGGTAGCGACCTTGTGGTCCAGGAGCGCGATGAACCGGTCCAGCCCCTCCTCGTAGAGTTCCTGCTTGTAGAAGGTCCAGCCGAGCTTGTAGAGGGCCAGCTCGTAGTAGGAGGTCTCCGGGCCGGCCTCGACC
This window of the Geomonas agri genome carries:
- a CDS encoding tetratricopeptide repeat protein, with the protein product MKRTRFLILAVAALLAACQSGGGRETIAQLRTVQVEIKEEPIEGGLDKAMEGYQRFLDETPESSLTPAAIRRLADLKIEKEYGYLAAPAGNSRDVALPAPERTAVQAAPVAASEQAKPGESEADFEKRALKAQGGHETGERAGAREAIALYQKLLDKYPRYDGNDQVLYQMSRAYEELGETEQAMAVLDRMVKDFPKSRYLNEVQFRRAEYFFTHRQYIEAEGVYKGLVEAGPETSYYELALYKLGWTFYKQELYEEGLDRFIALLDHKVATGYDFTQTGDDLEHKRVDDTFRVVSQSFSYLHGAASAVEFFEKKGTRSYEDRVYSNLGEFYYEKRRYSDAAAAYNAFVSRNPFHRASPQFSMRVIEIHIAGGFPTLVIEAKKEFARNYGLKAEYWKHFEPGSRPEVLGFLKTNFTDLAHHYHALYQAPEHAKEKEENFQEALHWYGEFLVSFPKDAESPVINYQMADLLMENRSFARAAQEYEKTAYEYPRYEKSSAAGYAAVFAYREQLKGTRDEEKDQVKREAVRSSLRFADTFPEHEKAAIVLGAAADDLYELKDYQQSLTVGRKLIATFPTADKDVLKSAWIVVGHSSYELKGYADAEAAYVQVLALVPAEDKSREGFTDNLAASIYKQGEQANAAKDYRAAADHFLRVGRMAAGSKLRVNAEYDASVALIQLKDWKAATAILTGFRGLFPGHELQPEVTRKLAHVYKEDGQLSLAAGEYERLETEFKDEEVRRESLMLAAELHQQTGNRKQALVVYRRYVGYFPEPVEVNLEMRNKVCEILKEDDRKAYLDELREIVAIDAAAGPARTPRTRYLAGTGALVLAEQTYERFTEVRLVKPFEDNLRKKKELMKETIQNFNKLPQYEVGEVTAAATFYLAEIYGHFAKALTGSERPDDLNPQELQEYEMALEEQAFPFEEKAITVHEKNMELISLGIYNGWIDKSLGKLAKLLPVRYDKPEAASGLMASLESYSYEIERPVAPAAPAPAAGNPVLSDAVAPAEPAATVGNAAEGSTAAPAEGGEGKTAAKATEGGAPQEDAAAAAPAQSKEAAQKAAPTKAKKSKKGTAKRRPKGGNK